One Clostridium novyi NT genomic window carries:
- the gmk gene encoding guanylate kinase, translating into MNQSEKDNQGLLLVISGPSGAGKGTICKELMKNGDFWLSVSATTRSPRKGEVDGQNYYFLTKENFVDRIEQKDFLEYAEVYGNYYGTPKSNVLEKLKNGKDVILEIDIQGALKVKENYPKGIFIFILPPSMEELKNRIIKRGSETEESLMTRFKSAYKEINYVSKYNYAVINDEVDKAVEKIKSIIIAEKCSVDRIEQNIFSKEGLIHEQLYD; encoded by the coding sequence ATGAATCAATCGGAAAAAGACAATCAGGGGCTTTTACTAGTAATATCAGGACCATCAGGGGCAGGTAAAGGTACCATTTGTAAAGAACTAATGAAGAATGGAGATTTTTGGTTATCAGTTTCAGCAACAACTAGATCTCCAAGAAAAGGTGAAGTAGATGGTCAAAATTACTATTTTTTAACTAAAGAAAATTTTGTAGATAGAATAGAACAAAAAGATTTTCTTGAATATGCAGAAGTATACGGAAACTATTATGGTACTCCAAAATCAAATGTATTAGAAAAACTTAAAAATGGGAAAGATGTTATATTAGAGATAGATATTCAAGGTGCTTTAAAAGTAAAAGAAAACTATCCTAAAGGAATTTTTATTTTTATATTACCTCCTTCTATGGAAGAACTAAAAAATAGAATAATAAAAAGAGGTAGTGAAACAGAGGAATCATTAATGACTAGATTCAAATCTGCCTATAAGGAAATTAATTATGTTTCAAAGTATAATTATGCTGTTATTAATGATGAAGTAGATAAAGCGGTTGAAAAAATAAAAAGCATAATAATAGCCGAAAAGTGTAGTGTAGATAGAATAGAACAAAATATTTTTTCTAAGGAGGGTTTAATCCATGAACAATTATATGATTAA
- the remA gene encoding extracellular matrix/biofilm regulator RemA: protein MSIKLINIGFGNIVSANRLVAIVSPESAPIKRIIQEARDRGMLIDATYGRRTRAVIITDSDHVILSAVQPETVAHRLSSKDEVNIDEVDE from the coding sequence ATGAGTATTAAGTTAATTAACATTGGATTTGGAAACATAGTTTCTGCTAATAGACTTGTGGCTATTGTAAGCCCTGAATCAGCTCCTATTAAAAGAATTATACAGGAAGCAAGAGACAGAGGTATGCTTATAGATGCTACATATGGTAGAAGAACTAGAGCTGTTATAATAACAGATAGTGATCATGTAATATTATCAGCTGTTCAGCCGGAAACAGTTGCACACAGACTATCTTCTAAAGATGAAGTTAATATTGATGAGGTAGATGAATAA
- a CDS encoding YicC/YloC family endoribonuclease — translation MLKSMTGFGRGTTKEGSSRSFTIEIKSVNHRYFDLNLKMPRNLLSLESKIRECLKEKINRGKIDVFITQNVYSNDDMEVKFNEQLADSYVNCLKEIKERYETKDDISVSLISKFPDVISVEKKEEDSDEIWSYMREPLNEAIESLVSMREKEGKKLKDDVTNKCNIIQELLKDIEKRAPLVVKDYKERLNDKINELLENSDIDESRIAMEVAIFADKAAIDEEVVRLNSHIIQLKDTLEKSEPVGRKLDFIIQEMNRETNTISSKANDLQIVNLTINMKNYIEKIREQIQNIE, via the coding sequence ATGTTAAAAAGCATGACGGGCTTTGGAAGGGGAACGACAAAAGAAGGAAGTAGTCGCAGTTTTACTATTGAAATTAAAAGTGTAAACCATAGATATTTTGATTTGAACTTAAAAATGCCTAGAAACTTATTATCGTTAGAAAGTAAAATAAGAGAGTGTTTAAAAGAAAAAATCAATAGAGGAAAAATTGATGTTTTTATAACTCAAAATGTATATTCTAATGATGATATGGAAGTAAAATTCAATGAACAATTGGCAGATAGTTACGTTAATTGTTTAAAAGAAATTAAAGAAAGATATGAAACTAAAGATGATATTTCAGTATCGCTTATTTCTAAATTTCCAGATGTTATATCTGTAGAAAAAAAAGAAGAAGATTCAGATGAAATCTGGAGTTACATGAGAGAACCTCTAAATGAAGCTATAGAATCATTAGTTAGCATGAGAGAAAAAGAGGGTAAGAAATTAAAAGATGATGTTACAAATAAATGTAACATTATACAAGAATTATTAAAGGATATTGAAAAAAGAGCTCCTTTAGTAGTAAAAGATTATAAAGAAAGATTAAACGATAAGATTAATGAACTTTTAGAAAATAGTGATATAGATGAATCTAGAATAGCAATGGAAGTAGCTATATTTGCAGATAAGGCCGCTATAGATGAAGAGGTTGTAAGACTTAACAGTCATATAATTCAATTAAAAGATACATTAGAAAAAAGTGAACCAGTGGGAAGAAAACTTGATTTCATAATTCAAGAAATGAATAGGGAAACCAATACTATTTCTTCAAAAGCTAATGATTTACAAATTGTAAATTTAACTATAAATATGAAGAATTACATAGAAAAAATCAGGGAACAAATACAAAATATAGAATAA
- a CDS encoding NCS2 family permease — MDKFFKLKESGTDLKTEITAGITTFLAMAYIIAVNPNILGSTGMPRGAILTATCLTAGITTIFMGLYANLPFALASGMGLNAFFAFSVVKIMGVDWKIALTAVFVEGIIFIILSLTNVREAVVNSIPNTLKLAVTGGIGMFIAFIGFANAGIVVKSPETFVKIGNFTTPTVIVACIGIVVIVILSKKNVRGALLWGIVVSTLIAWAYALVNTKVAAEQYNIFLPNGIFRYESIKPIAFKLDFSYITDSSKILSFLTIVFTFLFVDFFDTVGTLVGVASKVGMIDEKGRVKNAGKALLIDSIGTTVGAVMGTSTVTTYVESSAGVAEGGRTGLTSVVTGILFLISMFLAPLFIAIPACATAPALIIVGFFMIENVVKINFSDFIEGVPAFLTIALMPLTYSIGDGLTLGILSYAVLNLINNLLTTDKNKKKKVSYIIYILAILFIIKLVAVGIRNK; from the coding sequence ATGGACAAGTTTTTTAAACTCAAAGAAAGTGGCACAGATTTAAAAACAGAAATAACAGCAGGAATTACTACCTTTTTGGCAATGGCGTATATTATAGCTGTAAATCCTAATATTTTAGGAAGTACAGGAATGCCAAGAGGAGCTATATTAACTGCCACTTGTTTAACAGCAGGAATTACTACAATATTCATGGGACTTTATGCAAACTTACCTTTTGCATTAGCATCAGGAATGGGACTCAATGCTTTCTTTGCATTTAGTGTAGTTAAAATTATGGGAGTAGATTGGAAAATTGCATTAACAGCTGTTTTTGTAGAAGGTATTATATTTATTATTTTATCATTGACTAATGTGAGAGAAGCTGTTGTAAATTCTATTCCAAATACATTAAAATTGGCAGTTACAGGCGGTATAGGAATGTTTATAGCGTTTATTGGATTTGCTAATGCTGGTATAGTAGTAAAAAGTCCTGAAACATTTGTTAAGATAGGTAACTTTACTACTCCAACTGTAATAGTGGCATGTATAGGTATTGTAGTTATAGTAATCTTATCAAAGAAAAATGTTCGTGGAGCGTTACTATGGGGTATAGTAGTAAGTACATTAATTGCATGGGCATATGCATTAGTTAATACAAAGGTTGCGGCAGAACAATACAATATATTTTTACCAAATGGTATTTTTAGATATGAATCAATTAAACCAATAGCATTTAAATTAGATTTTTCATATATAACAGATAGCAGTAAGATTTTATCGTTTTTAACAATAGTATTTACATTCTTATTTGTAGATTTCTTTGATACAGTTGGAACACTTGTTGGTGTTGCATCTAAAGTAGGTATGATTGATGAAAAAGGAAGAGTTAAAAATGCTGGAAAAGCATTGCTTATAGATTCTATTGGTACAACAGTTGGAGCTGTTATGGGAACTTCAACAGTTACTACATATGTAGAAAGTTCAGCAGGAGTTGCTGAAGGGGGAAGAACAGGACTTACATCAGTTGTAACAGGAATATTATTTTTAATATCTATGTTTTTAGCACCATTATTTATAGCTATACCAGCATGTGCTACAGCACCAGCGCTTATAATTGTGGGATTCTTTATGATAGAAAATGTAGTTAAAATAAACTTTTCAGATTTTATAGAAGGAGTACCAGCATTTTTAACAATTGCACTAATGCCTTTAACTTATAGTATTGGTGATGGATTAACATTGGGAATATTATCTTATGCAGTATTAAATTTAATAAATAACTTATTAACAACTGATAAAAATAAAAAGAAGAAAGTTTCATATATAATATATATTCTTGCAATATTGTTTATAATAAAATTAGTTGCAGTAGGAATTAGGAATAAATAG